In a single window of the Acinetobacter sp. CS-2 genome:
- a CDS encoding IS630 transposase-related protein yields MGYSKDFKDKVIEIMTRDKMSVRKAAQHFNVCIQTIQNWKKSTVTKPIPGRPAKISKEQILNDVEQYPDDYISERAERFGVSTHAVFNALHAAGISRKKRR; encoded by the coding sequence ATGGGATATTCAAAAGATTTTAAAGACAAAGTCATAGAAATTATGACTAGAGATAAAATGTCTGTGCGAAAAGCAGCACAGCATTTTAACGTCTGTATACAGACGATTCAGAATTGGAAAAAGTCCACTGTAACTAAACCTATTCCTGGTCGCCCAGCTAAAATTAGCAAAGAGCAAATATTGAATGATGTTGAACAATATCCCGATGATTACATCAGTGAACGGGCAGAACGTTTTGGTGTCAGTACACATGCAGTATTTAATGCGCTACATGCTGCAGGAATATCGCGTAAAAAAAGACGTTAA
- a CDS encoding Re/Si-specific NAD(P)(+) transhydrogenase subunit alpha has translation MQIGIPTETVVGENRVAATPETVKKLISAGHTVVIERRAGVKAAYIDSAYEQVGAKITDDAYTGSQIILKVRAPQGDEIQKLAANTAVIAMFDPYRNTELDKFAAKQVSAFALELLPRTLSRAQNMDVLSSQANLAGYKSVLLAAAEYQRMFPMLMTAAGTVKPARVVIMGVGVAGLQAIATAKRLGAVVEATDLRPTARDQVESLGGKWLDVPMSDEEKQKAADAAKNGYGWMPGEQYIKDQAAIVDKAVSNADIVITTALLPGRDAPRLIRAETVAKMKPGSIILDMAVESGGNVEGSKCGENVVTDNGVTILGIPNIPSTVATEASALYARNVFNFLDTLFDAEKKFAINPEEEIQKALLVTHGGQVLLKRG, from the coding sequence ATGCAGATTGGAATCCCAACCGAAACTGTGGTCGGTGAAAATCGTGTGGCTGCAACGCCAGAAACAGTAAAGAAGTTGATCAGTGCTGGTCATACTGTAGTCATTGAACGTAGAGCAGGGGTAAAAGCTGCTTATATTGACAGTGCCTATGAACAGGTCGGCGCCAAAATTACCGATGATGCCTATACCGGCAGTCAGATTATTTTGAAAGTTCGTGCCCCTCAAGGTGATGAAATTCAAAAACTTGCAGCAAACACCGCAGTGATTGCAATGTTTGACCCGTATCGCAACACTGAACTTGATAAGTTTGCAGCAAAGCAGGTTTCTGCATTTGCACTGGAACTTTTACCACGTACGTTGTCCCGTGCACAAAACATGGACGTGCTGTCTTCTCAAGCCAACTTGGCCGGTTATAAATCGGTACTTTTGGCGGCAGCAGAATATCAACGCATGTTCCCAATGCTCATGACGGCTGCGGGTACGGTAAAACCGGCCCGTGTGGTCATCATGGGGGTTGGGGTTGCCGGTCTGCAAGCCATTGCGACTGCTAAACGTTTAGGTGCTGTGGTTGAAGCCACCGATTTACGTCCAACTGCACGTGATCAGGTCGAATCACTTGGCGGTAAATGGCTAGACGTACCAATGTCGGATGAAGAAAAGCAAAAAGCTGCGGACGCTGCTAAAAATGGTTATGGCTGGATGCCAGGTGAGCAATATATCAAAGACCAGGCGGCCATTGTCGATAAAGCTGTTTCTAATGCCGATATCGTGATTACCACTGCACTGTTACCCGGCCGTGATGCACCGCGTTTAATTCGTGCTGAAACGGTGGCCAAAATGAAACCGGGTTCAATCATTCTGGATATGGCGGTTGAATCAGGCGGTAACGTGGAAGGTTCCAAGTGCGGCGAAAATGTCGTGACGGATAATGGCGTGACCATTTTGGGTATTCCGAATATCCCATCTACAGTTGCGACCGAAGCCTCAGCACTGTATGCACGTAATGTCTTTAATTTCCTCGATACCCTTTTTGATGCAGAGAAAAAATTTGCCATCAATCCGGAAGAAGAAATTCAAAAAGCCCTGCTAGTAACTCATGGCGGTCAAGTGCTGCTGAAGCGTGGTTAA
- the rsfS gene encoding ribosome silencing factor — protein sequence MNLEPSPSASNSLEHAMNAHANDVQACLKVVHEALLDVKAKDILELDVSSISNVADAMVIASGTSTRHIKALADNVAEEARKAGFRPLGVEGERDAEWILIDLGFVVVHVMLPTARKFYDLESLWRATPESVA from the coding sequence ATGAATTTAGAACCATCGCCCAGCGCTTCTAATTCTCTCGAACACGCAATGAATGCTCATGCTAACGATGTACAAGCTTGCTTAAAAGTTGTACATGAAGCCCTATTAGATGTAAAAGCAAAAGATATTCTAGAACTTGATGTCAGCTCAATCAGCAATGTGGCAGATGCCATGGTCATTGCCAGCGGCACATCAACCCGTCATATTAAAGCCCTTGCAGACAATGTTGCTGAAGAAGCACGTAAAGCGGGTTTCCGCCCTCTCGGCGTTGAAGGTGAACGTGATGCCGAATGGATCCTGATCGATCTTGGGTTTGTTGTAGTTCATGTCATGCTTCCAACAGCACGTAAATTTTACGATCTGGAAAGCTTATGGCGCGCAACTCCAGAATCAGTAGCCTAA
- a CDS encoding transposase produces the protein MIECLEQQLPLVYIDESGFQSESTRSHSYSPKGARAEAEFNWQLKNCSNAIGALIENRLLTVGVFDCSVNTEVFECWIEQDLLPKLKKTSVLIMDNATFHKGTRLQELIRCAGHYIVWLPKYSPDLNPIEKMWSRVKMIRNKFRVKDIDKLFKDYCNDLFSI, from the coding sequence TTGATTGAATGTTTAGAACAACAATTACCACTGGTTTATATCGATGAAAGTGGTTTTCAAAGCGAAAGTACGAGATCGCATAGTTATAGCCCTAAAGGAGCGCGAGCTGAAGCTGAATTTAACTGGCAGTTAAAAAATTGTAGCAATGCGATTGGCGCATTAATCGAAAATAGATTGCTTACAGTTGGAGTATTTGATTGTTCAGTGAATACCGAGGTATTTGAATGCTGGATTGAACAGGATTTATTGCCAAAGCTGAAAAAAACCAGTGTATTGATTATGGATAATGCCACCTTTCACAAAGGAACAAGGCTTCAGGAGTTGATACGTTGTGCAGGCCATTACATTGTGTGGCTTCCTAAATATAGCCCGGACTTAAATCCTATAGAAAAAATGTGGTCACGAGTAAAAATGATTCGCAATAAATTTAGAGTTAAAGATATTGATAAATTGTTTAAAGATTACTGTAATGATTTATTTAGTATTTAG
- a CDS encoding ammonium transporter yields the protein MKIIKYLALLLCVCSLPAFASEAATNAANIQEIRLSLDSVWVVMGGILVFFMQAGFALVESGSVRSKNTVNVLMKNYMDACLGGLVFWLVGFGLMFGVNASGWMGTSHFAPNDLDDWHWNLLFFQMMFAATATTIASGAMAERIHFVAYIVGAAVVSGLIYPVFGSWAWGSIFEGSGWLKAMGFIDFAGSTVVHSIGGWVALAGIIVLGPRLGRFGRNGQTHHLAGHNLPLVALGGFILWLAWFGFNAASTVNASVSIGRIALNTHLAACAAAVAYMLYALIRGKAILMQTTINASLGGLVGITAGCATMSPLFAVITGLIAGLIVSVMPSVMEKLKLDDVVDAVTVHGFCGAWGTVAAGLFFEADMFNSQIVSIQVLGVLAAFAWGFGIALITFKLLEKILGGLRVSTQHEQRGLDYTEHAELSYPEFQRDVTFETDDITKRH from the coding sequence ATGAAAATAATAAAGTATCTTGCATTGCTGTTATGTGTATGTTCACTACCTGCATTTGCAAGTGAAGCTGCGACAAACGCAGCGAATATTCAGGAAATACGCTTATCGCTCGACAGTGTCTGGGTGGTGATGGGCGGTATATTGGTATTCTTTATGCAGGCCGGTTTTGCACTGGTGGAAAGTGGTTCTGTACGTAGTAAAAATACCGTCAATGTACTCATGAAAAATTATATGGATGCTTGTCTGGGGGGATTGGTCTTCTGGTTAGTCGGTTTTGGTTTAATGTTTGGGGTCAACGCTTCAGGTTGGATGGGCACCAGTCATTTTGCGCCCAATGACTTGGATGACTGGCATTGGAATCTGTTGTTCTTTCAAATGATGTTTGCCGCTACTGCAACTACAATTGCCAGTGGTGCCATGGCAGAGCGTATTCACTTTGTTGCTTATATTGTAGGGGCGGCTGTGGTCAGTGGCCTTATTTATCCTGTCTTTGGCAGTTGGGCGTGGGGCAGTATTTTTGAGGGCTCAGGCTGGTTAAAAGCAATGGGTTTTATCGACTTTGCCGGTTCAACTGTAGTGCATTCAATCGGTGGCTGGGTGGCATTGGCCGGTATTATTGTACTAGGTCCGCGCTTGGGACGTTTCGGGCGTAATGGACAAACTCACCATCTGGCAGGGCATAACCTGCCTTTGGTGGCTTTGGGTGGTTTTATTCTCTGGCTGGCATGGTTTGGTTTTAATGCTGCATCCACCGTGAATGCCAGTGTCAGTATCGGTCGTATTGCTTTAAATACCCATCTGGCGGCCTGTGCTGCTGCAGTGGCTTATATGCTGTATGCCTTAATTCGTGGTAAGGCAATTCTAATGCAGACCACAATTAATGCTTCATTGGGCGGTTTAGTGGGGATTACGGCGGGTTGTGCCACCATGTCACCTTTATTTGCCGTGATTACTGGACTCATTGCCGGGCTCATTGTCAGCGTCATGCCAAGCGTCATGGAAAAATTAAAACTGGATGATGTGGTGGATGCCGTTACTGTTCATGGTTTTTGTGGGGCGTGGGGAACCGTGGCTGCAGGCCTGTTTTTTGAAGCCGATATGTTTAACTCACAAATTGTGTCTATTCAGGTTTTAGGTGTGCTGGCAGCATTTGCTTGGGGATTCGGAATCGCGCTGATTACTTTTAAGCTGCTGGAGAAAATATTGGGTGGCTTGCGTGTCAGCACGCAACATGAACAACGCGGTTTGGATTATACCGAACATGCCGAGCTGTCCTATCCTGAATTTCAGCGTGATGTGACTTTTGAAACAGATGATATTACCAAACGCCACTAA
- a CDS encoding NAD(P)(+) transhydrogenase (Re/Si-specific) subunit beta produces the protein MEFIRDYADWFYLVGAVLFILTLRGLSGPKTAIAGNRYGMIAMAIAVITTFFVADHPVVWMIGGAMVLGAIVGIARARTVPMTQMPETVALMHSLVGLAAVLIAIAAILHNNQLTALFAQNEAALTAAGVEHAHMSKVHLFELFVGCFVGAITFTASVFAYGKLAAKKWAKTISGGWVKPLQAIIFLAMLSCGFIFFSTGNMQAFWAMTALALAFGWVWIAPVGGGDMPVVVSLLNSFSGWAAAGIGFTLENNMLIVAGSLVGSSGAILSYIMCKAMNRSIINVLFGGAMGGAAVASADKGEQVQRNHRSGSADDAGFLMSNADSVVIVPGYGMAQGRAQNAVKELCEILKEQGVKVRFAIHPVAGRMPGHMNVLLAEADVAYEDILEMDEINSDFPATDVVLVIGANDVVNPAAKDDPSSPIYGMPILEAHKARTIMVIKRSMATGYAGLDNDLFYNEKTMMIFGDAKKVVEDMTKAINGGGH, from the coding sequence ATGGAATTCATTCGAGACTATGCGGATTGGTTCTACCTGGTGGGTGCCGTTCTTTTTATCTTAACTTTACGTGGTTTGTCTGGTCCTAAAACAGCAATTGCCGGTAACCGTTACGGTATGATTGCAATGGCCATTGCCGTGATCACCACCTTCTTTGTTGCTGATCATCCTGTGGTCTGGATGATTGGCGGCGCAATGGTGTTAGGTGCAATCGTAGGTATTGCTCGTGCACGTACCGTTCCGATGACGCAAATGCCGGAAACCGTTGCATTGATGCACTCATTAGTCGGTTTGGCTGCAGTGCTGATTGCTATTGCTGCGATTCTGCATAACAACCAGTTAACGGCACTATTTGCACAAAATGAAGCGGCGTTAACAGCTGCGGGTGTTGAACATGCCCACATGAGCAAAGTTCATCTTTTTGAATTATTTGTAGGTTGTTTCGTTGGTGCGATTACCTTTACCGCTTCAGTATTTGCTTACGGTAAACTGGCTGCGAAAAAATGGGCGAAAACCATTTCGGGTGGCTGGGTTAAACCGCTACAGGCGATTATTTTCCTGGCGATGTTAAGCTGTGGTTTCATCTTCTTCTCAACAGGTAACATGCAGGCTTTCTGGGCAATGACTGCTCTGGCACTTGCATTTGGCTGGGTATGGATTGCACCGGTCGGTGGCGGCGATATGCCGGTGGTGGTGTCACTGTTGAACTCATTCTCTGGCTGGGCTGCGGCAGGTATTGGTTTCACTTTAGAAAACAATATGTTGATTGTTGCGGGTTCACTGGTGGGTTCTTCAGGTGCGATTCTGTCTTACATTATGTGTAAAGCCATGAACCGTTCAATCATCAATGTCTTGTTTGGTGGTGCGATGGGCGGTGCAGCAGTTGCATCAGCAGATAAAGGTGAGCAAGTTCAACGTAACCACCGTTCTGGTTCAGCAGATGACGCAGGCTTCCTGATGTCAAATGCAGATAGCGTAGTGATTGTTCCAGGTTATGGTATGGCTCAAGGCCGTGCGCAAAATGCCGTGAAAGAACTGTGTGAAATCCTGAAAGAACAAGGCGTGAAAGTACGTTTTGCGATTCACCCGGTGGCAGGTCGTATGCCAGGTCACATGAACGTATTGCTTGCGGAAGCTGATGTAGCGTATGAAGACATTCTGGAAATGGATGAAATCAACTCGGACTTCCCGGCAACTGATGTTGTGTTAGTCATTGGTGCAAACGACGTCGTTAACCCTGCAGCGAAAGATGATCCAAGTTCACCAATTTACGGCATGCCGATTCTGGAAGCACATAAAGCACGTACTATTATGGTGATCAAGCGTTCTATGGCAACCGGTTATGCGGGTCTGGATAACGACTTGTTCTATAATGAAAAAACCATGATGATTTTCGGCGATGCCAAGAAAGTCGTAGAAGACATGACTAAAGCCATTAACGGCGGCGGTCACTAA
- the tnpB gene encoding IS66 family insertion sequence element accessory protein TnpB (TnpB, as the term is used for proteins encoded by IS66 family insertion elements, is considered an accessory protein, since TnpC, encoded by a neighboring gene, is a DDE family transposase.), with amino-acid sequence MIRIDEIWLSTQPLDMRAGMDTVMAQVVRAFGYIKPHCAYLFCNKRGHRMKVLVHDGLGIWLCARRLEQGKFHWAKVHQGESVALNPEQLQALIQGLPWQRIGRQQVVTML; translated from the coding sequence ATGATCCGTATCGATGAAATCTGGCTTTCTACCCAACCTCTGGATATGCGAGCAGGGATGGATACTGTCATGGCTCAGGTGGTGAGAGCCTTTGGCTACATTAAACCGCATTGTGCTTACCTGTTCTGTAATAAACGTGGCCATCGCATGAAAGTGCTGGTACATGATGGACTGGGCATCTGGCTGTGTGCCCGGCGGCTGGAACAGGGAAAATTCCACTGGGCTAAAGTTCACCAGGGTGAAAGCGTAGCTCTCAACCCGGAACAGTTACAGGCATTAATCCAGGGTTTGCCTTGGCAGCGCATTGGACGACAGCAGGTGGTCACGATGCTCTAA
- a CDS encoding proton-translocating transhydrogenase family protein, which produces MVETITIFVLAIFVGYYVVWGVTPALHTPLMAVTNALSSIIVVGAMLQTVGIPGLVEANVQFQSINVVSILGAVAVFLASINIFGGFAVTARMLEMFKPKQKKKEG; this is translated from the coding sequence ATGGTTGAAACGATTACAATTTTCGTCCTTGCCATTTTCGTAGGTTACTACGTGGTTTGGGGCGTTACACCTGCATTACATACGCCATTGATGGCGGTAACCAACGCCTTGTCATCGATTATTGTGGTGGGTGCGATGTTGCAGACGGTTGGCATTCCGGGTTTGGTTGAAGCCAATGTGCAATTCCAGAGCATCAACGTGGTCAGTATTTTGGGTGCAGTCGCAGTATTTCTGGCAAGTATCAACATTTTTGGTGGCTTCGCCGTAACTGCACGTATGCTTGAAATGTTCAAGCCAAAGCAAAAGAAAAAAGAGGGCTAA
- a CDS encoding hydroxypyruvate isomerase family protein, giving the protein MIKLAVNLSMIFTEVPLIERFALAQAHGFQHVEIQFPYELSIEQIQTQLTLHDLSLCLINVPAGDLMQGGNGLAGVPGQEIAFHRALEKAIQYATALNVSSVNILAGKQPLDSDLLPCLNTLAKNLKLACSMFAVHNIQPVFEMINGTDMPRFLVQNIAQAQEMLEAVRHPALKMQYDCYHMAMMGEDVLQGLKENIQDIGHIQFADCPGRHQPDTAQIPYAEIFQWLNQSTYTGFTAAEYKPQAHSSHSFAWKDKYFAKHPQS; this is encoded by the coding sequence ATGATTAAGCTGGCGGTCAATTTATCCATGATTTTTACTGAAGTGCCTCTGATTGAGCGCTTTGCTCTGGCGCAGGCTCATGGTTTTCAGCATGTAGAAATCCAGTTTCCCTATGAACTCAGCATCGAACAGATTCAGACCCAACTCACTCTGCACGACCTGAGCTTATGCCTGATTAATGTCCCTGCAGGCGACCTGATGCAAGGCGGTAATGGTCTGGCTGGCGTACCGGGTCAAGAAATTGCATTCCATCGTGCCCTGGAAAAGGCAATTCAATACGCCACAGCACTGAATGTATCCAGTGTGAATATTTTGGCCGGTAAGCAACCGCTTGATTCCGATTTGTTGCCTTGCCTCAATACGCTGGCAAAAAATTTAAAACTGGCGTGTTCCATGTTTGCTGTACACAACATTCAGCCGGTGTTTGAAATGATTAATGGCACCGACATGCCCCGCTTTCTGGTACAAAATATTGCCCAAGCCCAAGAAATGCTGGAAGCAGTACGACACCCGGCGCTAAAAATGCAATATGACTGCTATCATATGGCGATGATGGGTGAAGATGTACTACAGGGCTTAAAGGAAAATATTCAGGATATTGGACACATCCAGTTTGCAGACTGTCCGGGACGTCATCAGCCTGATACTGCACAAATTCCCTATGCAGAAATTTTTCAGTGGTTAAACCAAAGTACCTATACAGGTTTCACTGCAGCAGAATACAAGCCACAAGCGCATTCCAGCCATTCTTTTGCCTGGAAAGATAAATATTTTGCAAAACATCCACAAAGTTAA
- the tnpC gene encoding IS66 family transposase, protein MNTLPDLSQLTHEQLLEFTRQLAMQHQQLAEDKQQLDAQVQHLEVSNQQLDAKVQHLEVTNQQLDSKVQHLSILNQKYEHELALFKQHKFGSKNEHLTAKQIHLWDEAVEEDIAAVDLELERLNADKTHAATQKATVNKPKRRLLPDHLHTIRIEHEPASTQCSCGCQLRRIGEDISEKLHFRPAQFYKEQHVRGKWVCDQCDTLTQQAMPAYVIDKGIASPELLSHVLVSKYADHLPLYRQRLIYQRAGIDLSRSTLSDWIGRCGVELEPLANALKEVVLQQQVLHADETPVTIMRMGENEKKPKKGYVWAYATTQYNPVQAVIYDFQDSRSGQHAEEFLNGWQGHLVCDDYSGYKARFKSGQVIEVGCMAHARRKFHELHVTGKSQVAEQALVLIQKLYAIEAELRKKTDGTAEHRREYRQQHSQPVMQQLYEWLNQHHLTVPSSSPTARAINYSLKRWEALSRYLDDGNLPIDNNWIENQMRPWALGRKNWLFAGSLRSGQRAANIMTLIQSAKLNGLDPYAYLSDVLKRLPTHKVTQIEELLPHRWQPDQN, encoded by the coding sequence ATGAATACGCTGCCAGATTTAAGCCAACTGACCCATGAACAACTGCTGGAATTCACCCGGCAGTTGGCGATGCAGCATCAACAACTCGCAGAAGATAAACAACAATTAGATGCTCAAGTTCAACATCTGGAAGTATCAAATCAACAATTAGATGCCAAAGTTCAACATCTTGAAGTCACCAATCAGCAATTAGATTCTAAAGTTCAGCATCTTTCTATTCTCAATCAAAAATACGAGCATGAACTGGCGCTGTTTAAACAGCATAAATTCGGCAGTAAAAACGAACATCTCACCGCAAAACAAATCCATCTGTGGGATGAGGCGGTCGAAGAAGATATCGCAGCCGTTGATCTGGAATTAGAACGATTAAATGCAGATAAAACCCATGCAGCGACACAGAAAGCCACAGTCAACAAACCTAAACGTCGACTGCTGCCAGATCATCTACACACCATCCGTATTGAGCATGAACCTGCATCAACCCAATGCAGTTGTGGCTGCCAGTTACGTCGTATCGGCGAAGATATCAGTGAAAAACTGCATTTCAGACCGGCACAGTTCTATAAGGAACAGCATGTGCGTGGTAAATGGGTCTGTGATCAGTGTGACACCCTGACTCAGCAAGCGATGCCCGCCTATGTGATTGATAAAGGCATTGCTTCACCTGAACTGCTCAGCCATGTGTTGGTATCGAAGTATGCCGATCATTTACCGCTGTACCGTCAACGTCTGATCTATCAGCGGGCGGGTATTGATTTATCCAGATCAACGTTATCTGACTGGATAGGTCGCTGCGGTGTGGAACTGGAACCTCTGGCTAATGCCTTAAAAGAGGTGGTACTGCAACAGCAGGTGCTGCATGCAGATGAAACACCGGTCACCATCATGCGGATGGGTGAGAATGAGAAAAAACCGAAGAAAGGTTATGTCTGGGCCTATGCCACCACACAGTACAATCCAGTTCAAGCGGTGATCTATGACTTTCAGGATAGCCGTTCAGGTCAGCATGCTGAAGAGTTCCTGAATGGCTGGCAGGGTCATCTGGTTTGTGATGATTACAGTGGTTATAAAGCACGCTTTAAATCAGGCCAGGTCATTGAGGTGGGCTGCATGGCCCATGCACGTCGTAAATTCCATGAACTGCATGTAACTGGGAAAAGTCAGGTCGCTGAACAGGCATTAGTGCTGATTCAGAAACTGTATGCGATAGAAGCCGAACTCAGGAAAAAGACCGATGGTACAGCAGAACACCGCCGCGAATACCGGCAACAGCATAGTCAACCGGTGATGCAACAACTATATGAATGGCTCAACCAACATCATCTGACGGTGCCATCGAGTTCTCCCACCGCTCGGGCGATCAACTACAGCCTAAAACGTTGGGAGGCCTTAAGCCGCTATCTGGATGATGGCAATCTACCGATTGACAATAACTGGATTGAGAACCAAATGCGTCCCTGGGCGTTGGGGCGTAAGAACTGGCTGTTTGCTGGCTCGCTGCGCAGTGGTCAGCGAGCGGCGAATATCATGACTTTAATCCAGTCAGCAAAGCTGAATGGCTTGGATCCGTATGCCTATTTAAGTGATGTGCTGAAAAGGTTACCGACACATAAAGTGACCCAAATAGAAGAATTACTGCCACACCGGTGGCAACCCGACCAAAATTAA
- a CDS encoding DMT family transporter, with the protein MKPTLSQTQLGSLFAIGAAFLFSIKAIFIKQTYALSPLVDGTVLMALRMASALPFFLLLCWFNRHHNKELAAKDWGLLIVAGLMGYYFSSWLDFVGLMYISASLERIILFLYPTLTVLASSAIYKQKLSLKSMLAIALSYGGTVIVMLQEQSNVAHEGHFWLGVSLVFASAVCFAGYLLLTPRLIQRFGSWNFTGLALSIACIGTLTHYMIAMPQPLHLFTQLPVSVIGYGIALGLLVTVLPTVLMAQSIVRLGAAQSAMIASIGPILTIILATIFLGEHLNAIQWLGCMLNIIGVMMITLAKKKFSH; encoded by the coding sequence ATGAAACCGACTCTAAGCCAAACACAATTAGGTTCATTATTTGCGATTGGTGCTGCTTTCCTGTTTAGTATCAAAGCCATTTTTATCAAGCAAACCTATGCCTTGTCGCCTTTGGTCGATGGCACGGTACTGATGGCTTTGCGTATGGCCAGTGCCTTACCGTTTTTTTTGCTGCTGTGCTGGTTCAACCGTCATCATAATAAAGAACTGGCAGCGAAAGACTGGGGTTTGTTGATTGTTGCAGGGCTCATGGGTTACTACTTTTCAAGCTGGCTGGATTTTGTTGGTCTGATGTATATCAGTGCCTCACTGGAACGGATTATTTTATTTCTCTATCCCACACTGACGGTTCTGGCTTCCAGTGCCATTTATAAGCAGAAACTTAGCCTGAAAAGCATGCTGGCCATCGCCTTAAGTTACGGCGGTACGGTCATTGTGATGCTACAGGAACAAAGCAACGTTGCACATGAAGGTCATTTCTGGCTTGGGGTCAGTCTGGTCTTTGCCAGTGCAGTATGTTTTGCCGGGTACTTATTGCTTACTCCACGACTGATTCAACGTTTTGGTTCCTGGAATTTTACCGGTTTGGCACTGAGTATTGCCTGTATCGGCACCCTAACCCATTACATGATTGCCATGCCGCAGCCTTTGCATTTATTCACCCAGCTACCTGTCAGTGTAATTGGGTACGGCATTGCCTTAGGCCTGCTGGTCACAGTTTTACCGACGGTACTGATGGCACAGAGTATTGTCCGCTTGGGTGCTGCACAGTCTGCCATGATTGCTTCAATTGGCCCGATTCTGACCATTATCTTGGCCACTATTTTTTTAGGTGAACATCTAAATGCCATTCAATGGCTAGGCTGTATGCTCAATATCATTGGCGTCATGATGATTACTCTTGCTAAAAAGAAATTCTCACATTAG
- a CDS encoding NAD(P)-dependent oxidoreductase, translating into MSFDRNTKIAFLGMGLMGSRMATRLIQAGFEVAVWNRTASACDVLIDMGATGLDLQEIGQYPVILTCLADDAAVQAVFDQIQNQLTAGQVIVDFSSLSVDKTKALAQQAQTHQVQWIDSPVSGGTVGAEQGTLVIFAGGDINTIQNLSLIYNVLSQRVTRMGETGTGQATKICNQLIVAANSTLIAEAVALAGQAGVDTTLLAPALAGGFADSKPFQILAPRMATHTFEPVQWKVQTLSKDLNNAVQLAKQFNLDIPVAKQALSQLKTHQDKGYAETDLATVIQLVES; encoded by the coding sequence ATCGCATTCTTAGGCATGGGGCTGATGGGCAGCCGCATGGCGACCCGGCTGATTCAAGCCGGTTTTGAAGTGGCTGTATGGAACAGAACAGCATCCGCCTGTGACGTGCTGATTGATATGGGTGCTACTGGCCTAGACTTGCAAGAGATTGGGCAATATCCGGTGATTCTGACCTGTCTGGCCGATGATGCTGCCGTACAGGCAGTGTTTGATCAAATCCAGAATCAACTCACTGCTGGTCAAGTGATTGTGGATTTTTCCAGTTTATCTGTGGATAAAACCAAAGCGCTGGCACAGCAGGCACAAACCCATCAAGTGCAATGGATTGACTCGCCTGTTTCGGGTGGCACGGTAGGTGCCGAACAGGGCACCTTAGTGATTTTCGCCGGTGGCGATATCAACACCATTCAAAATTTATCGCTGATTTATAATGTGCTTTCACAACGCGTGACGCGTATGGGCGAAACAGGTACCGGACAAGCGACCAAAATTTGCAACCAACTTATTGTGGCCGCCAACAGCACCTTGATTGCCGAAGCAGTGGCCTTAGCTGGACAAGCCGGTGTAGATACCACCTTGCTTGCTCCTGCTCTTGCCGGTGGTTTTGCTGACTCGAAACCTTTCCAGATTTTAGCTCCGCGTATGGCAACGCATACTTTTGAGCCGGTGCAATGGAAAGTGCAAACCCTGTCCAAAGACTTAAATAATGCCGTGCAGCTGGCCAAGCAGTTCAATTTAGATATTCCTGTGGCAAAACAGGCGCTTTCGCAATTGAAAACCCATCAAGATAAAGGCTATGCTGAAACAGATCTGGCGACTGTCATTCAACTGGTTGAATCTTGA